The stretch of DNA TGACAGAGgctttttttataatagtttttatcTATTAgtgatttacaattttattaatgaCGACTGGAGGAATCTTGACTTGATCATATACACATATTTATTAGTATAAGCCATTTCCAGCCCAAATTTCTGtgtatctatattaaaaaaaaaaaaaaactaaatcatttTTCTAGACCTAGggttatatatttatgtttctttttctatacaaaaaaaaatatttatgttttatgtggATATGTATAAGTATATTTCATCCCAAAATGATTTGCAGCTTTTACTTAGGCAAATTTCTCGAACAAACGTCATCAAATATGACATCTTTGTTATCCATAGAAAGGGCACATGTTACTACTCTCTGCAAACTTTTTGGTCAAGATCTCATAATCTCTTTCCGTTGGATGGTACGggccaaacacacaaaaccaaacatattttTGCATAAAACTATAGAACTGTTGTAAAATTGGTTGTTAATGTGAggttcatagtttttttttttttttaagaaaagacTTAAAACCAATAGGTAACGAGTGTGTTATGATCTTATTCAATATGAGAGATTCATAAGACATGgaataataattttgagatgAAGACTATATATGATTCATCATTACGGACCACGTCTCTTTTTCTATTGCTATATCGATTATATTCATTTAAGTTTACGTACTAATGTCATTGTTGGTAACTTCTAGCCTCCTAGCTACTATGTAAACTTCtacttttttcattatttttttttctccaactagaaatttttaattaagcGGATGAGCCAATAAGTGAAATTGGGAGAAGGAAAAGAGTTAATCAACAAACTGTGCtcaacagagaaaaagagaacatATTGTACTTGTACATACTAATTAAAGTCTTGAAAATGACCTTTGGTCAAGTAGTCTTATAGATTTAGTCCAAAATGGATAAATCATAaacatttaaaagaaataatacTAGTATGTATTAATGTCAAGTTCACAAACATGATGCATTTTGGGAAATTGAAACGGACCAAATCAACTGATATAGTTTAAGGAATAATTAAGGACAGCTTAAAAGAAGAACTCACGTctgaatatatatacttttaactGTAAACAAATTTCATTATAACATCTCTGATTCGGGTTTCATTTATTTAAGAAGAGTTATATAGATGGGTTGTATAACTAATTacttaattttgtaatattataaaaatgagCATAATTAATTTgagatttaattttcttatacaaTAAGACAGCAAAAACGAAAACATCACAGTCTATATTAGATCAGATGCAGGgataattataatatagatATGCATAATTATGCATGGACTTAATCAAAATGTCCAgctaattaaagaaataatttgAATAGCCAAAACCTTATggtatattataataaaatccacgagagagagaaagagagagcctttcaaaataaaaaaataaactaatatcaCTACAAAACAACTGGtcatattttatattcaaataaaattaacaccaatgacccaaaaaaaaatatatatatattatacaaatataaatccCCCTTTGATATTTGCCTGCACGTCCCCAAAAAACAAGTAgtagagaataataataatcgGACATCAGATTGGATTAAAAACCCTCTCACTAATCACCTTCTTAATCACCCTCTCCCCCCACCTCCGGTTCTCAACTCAACcagcagaaagaaaaaaaaaaaaaaacacatcctGTTACGGAGAAATCGGAATCATGCACCGTAGAGGAGCAATTCAAGAATcagacgacgaagaagatgagACATACAACGACGTCGTTCCtgaatctccttcttcttgtgaaGACACGAAGATCTCTAAACCAACTCCAAAGAAAAGGTTTGTGAAATTTTtctatcaaattgtttttttatatatattaaaaaaaaaaaagagaatgatctgaaaatgtaaataattgtGTATGACAACAGTAGGAGGAACGTAGAGAAGAGAGTTGTCTCAGTTCCGATAGCTGACGTGGAAGGATCTAAGAGTAGAGGAGAAGTATATCCACCGTCCGATTCATGGGCCTGGAGAAAATACGGACAAAAGCCGATCAAAGGCTCGCCTTATCCCAGGTATCATTacaaaacactctttttttttttttttttttgtcttgtcgTTTTAATCAGCGGCGGCTTTAGAAATGAGAAAAAGCGTACGTTAGCCTTTTCGGTGGTTGGTCTAACATACGCACCATGTGACAAAACGGACGCGTTTGTTATCGCGTGGTTTTGACGCGCCACCTCCTTAATCTTTGGGATTAATGTTATAAAAACTTTGTGATTAAGGAACAAATTAGATGGGGGTCACTCACactaaattgaattttttttagttccCTTAAAGTtttagtagtagtatttaatACTTTTGGATAACCTCGGGGGGATGTGTGAAATACTAGTAGTATTAATTAAAGTAGCGGTAGATCTTGTTGATTTCTAAAGTGAATAGCCACAAAAGGTAATGCgcacaaaaaggaaaaaaaagaagtaatataTATGTACGTGATTAACGTgccaatattattataatatttgtcaTTTATTACCATTTCTTAAGGTTAcatttatggaaaatatattaaaattacattacGAAGTTatcattttgaaattttattacagtaataaaaaaaataactatgatTTATGTTAAGTTTTGAGTTCTTCATGGAAAAATGTACGTATCACTTTGTTTGTTACAGGGGATATTACAGATGTAGTAGTTCAAAAGGGTGTCCGGCGAGGAAGCAGGTGGAGAGAAGCCGTGTTGACCCTTCGAAGCTAATGATTACTTACGCCTGCGACCATAACCACCCTTTCCCTTCCTCCGCCGCCAACAACAAATCCCATCACCACCGTTCCTCCGTCGTCCTCAAAACCGCcaagaaagaggaagaatacgaagaagaagaggaggaggaggaggaactaACCGTAGCCGCAACAGAGGAACCGCCGGTTGGATTAGATCTCAGCCACGTGGACTCTCCGTTGCTCTTAGGTGGCTGCTACAGCGAAATCGGCGAGTTCGGTTGGTTCTACGACGCGTCCATCTCATCATCGTCTGGTGGCTCTTCGAATTTTCTCGACGTAACGCTAGAGAGAGGCTTTTCAGTTAGCGGAGAGGAAGATGAGTCTCTGTTTGG from Camelina sativa cultivar DH55 chromosome 9, Cs, whole genome shotgun sequence encodes:
- the LOC104712556 gene encoding probable WRKY transcription factor 69; this translates as MHRRGAIQESDDEEDETYNDVVPESPSSCEDTKISKPTPKKSRRNVEKRVVSVPIADVEGSKSRGEVYPPSDSWAWRKYGQKPIKGSPYPRGYYRCSSSKGCPARKQVERSRVDPSKLMITYACDHNHPFPSSAANNKSHHHRSSVVLKTAKKEEEYEEEEEEEEELTVAATEEPPVGLDLSHVDSPLLLGGCYSEIGEFGWFYDASISSSSGGSSNFLDVTLERGFSVSGEEDESLFGDLGDLPDCASVFRRGTVSTEEQHRRCDFGAIPFCDSSR